One window of Nocardia sp. NBC_00508 genomic DNA carries:
- a CDS encoding AMP-binding protein: MHTLTASLADNLYVLPLAAQPVAEVDPDAVVVSTADCDLTYAELDRWSNRMARLLLELGAGPGALVAMAIDQPIESLVAERAATKIAAIAVPATDDASFALGTTVGITTKDQRPEATDGIAWLVLDERSTLQRYLTGSDAPLEPADLDLLPAAA; encoded by the coding sequence ATGCACACGCTGACCGCTTCGCTCGCCGACAACCTGTACGTCCTGCCGCTGGCCGCCCAGCCCGTCGCCGAGGTCGATCCGGACGCGGTCGTGGTGTCCACCGCCGATTGCGACCTCACCTACGCCGAACTGGATCGCTGGTCCAACCGCATGGCCCGCCTGCTGCTCGAACTCGGCGCCGGCCCGGGCGCCCTGGTCGCGATGGCGATCGACCAGCCGATCGAGTCCCTCGTGGCCGAGCGGGCCGCCACCAAGATCGCCGCCATCGCGGTCCCGGCCACCGACGACGCCTCCTTCGCCCTCGGCACCACGGTCGGGATCACCACCAAGGACCAGCGCCCCGAGGCGACCGACGGGATCGCCTGGCTGGTGCTGGACGAGCGCTCGACCCTGCAGCGCTACCTCACCGGTTCCGACGCCCCGCTCGAGCCGGCCGACCTGGATCTTCTTCCGGCAGCCGCCTGA
- a CDS encoding ABC transporter substrate-binding protein, whose amino-acid sequence MPLSAFVRLRNRTAPSAHAASAGRRVIAVAALCATVLAAGCGGKSDDDVSIVRTTTNIAGAGVVGLERDTTRACALPSAPDQTSEATRSVAHAAGVSEVPADPQRIVVLTTSALDAVCALGLWERVVGTVTIEGPSPQPAYLGTGVLKIPGVGTAAQPDPARIAELRPDLILGEIPSGAASFAALQAIAPTVLVGASTSWQAEFAAFAAGLGRRAAAETTLQNYRTEARDTSTALAAGQTQASVLRFTADANRVQGGDSFAGQVLGDVGVQRPTAQRGASFDVRADEFATKVEGDVIYVILAGPDGKKHGEALMRTDEWKELSAATDRRVFAVEDTVWHGDGLTAARALLTDLRATLNGYVND is encoded by the coding sequence ATGCCGCTGAGCGCCTTCGTTCGTCTCCGAAACCGCACAGCCCCTTCCGCACACGCCGCGTCAGCGGGCCGACGGGTGATCGCCGTCGCCGCGTTGTGCGCGACCGTTCTCGCGGCGGGGTGTGGCGGGAAGAGCGACGACGACGTCTCCATCGTGCGCACCACCACGAATATCGCGGGCGCGGGGGTGGTCGGGCTGGAGCGCGACACCACCCGGGCGTGCGCGCTGCCGAGCGCGCCGGACCAGACGAGCGAGGCCACTCGCAGCGTCGCGCACGCCGCGGGCGTCTCGGAGGTGCCCGCCGACCCGCAGCGCATCGTCGTGCTGACGACCTCCGCGCTGGACGCCGTCTGCGCGCTCGGTCTCTGGGAGCGGGTCGTGGGCACGGTCACCATCGAGGGGCCGAGTCCGCAGCCCGCCTATCTCGGCACCGGCGTGCTGAAGATCCCCGGCGTCGGCACCGCCGCGCAGCCGGATCCGGCTCGAATCGCTGAGCTGCGCCCCGACCTGATTCTCGGCGAGATCCCCTCGGGCGCGGCGAGTTTCGCCGCGTTGCAGGCCATCGCCCCGACCGTGCTGGTCGGCGCGAGCACCAGCTGGCAGGCCGAATTCGCCGCGTTCGCAGCGGGTTTGGGGCGGCGTGCGGCCGCGGAGACCACGCTGCAGAACTATCGCACCGAGGCCAGGGATACCAGTACCGCGTTGGCGGCGGGGCAGACTCAGGCGTCGGTCCTCCGATTCACCGCGGATGCCAACCGGGTCCAGGGCGGCGACAGCTTCGCCGGCCAGGTGCTCGGTGATGTGGGCGTGCAGCGTCCCACCGCCCAGCGGGGCGCCTCGTTCGACGTGCGCGCGGATGAGTTCGCCACCAAGGTGGAGGGCGACGTGATCTACGTGATCCTCGCCGGCCCCGACGGGAAGAAACACGGTGAAGCCCTCATGCGCACCGACGAATGGAAGGAACTCAGCGCCGCCACCGATCGCCGGGTGTTCGCCGTCGAGGACACCGTCTGGCACGGCGACGGCCTCACCGCCGCCCGCGCGCTGCTCACCGATCTGCGCGCCACGCTCAACGGCTATGTGAACGACTGA
- a CDS encoding VOC family protein, with product MTNPNGTKPGDPCWVDLYTSDPERSIAFYRDLFGWTAEQAGAEFGGYITFRKDGRAVAGAMGRMPGDTDSPEQWTVYLASPDARATADAAVAAGASLIVPVMPIGELGTMAVLGDVGGAGVGIWQAGTFPGFETMGLVSGGQWREHAGAPSWFELHTRAYDASMTFYRDIFGWSDVFTVSDVPEFRYSTIHAQSPMLGGVMDASAFLPEGAPAGWTVYFGADNVDKSVEKVVELGGSVLSPAQDTPYGRMAAVADATGARFSIGGEKA from the coding sequence ATGACGAATCCGAACGGAACCAAGCCCGGCGACCCCTGCTGGGTCGATCTGTACACCTCCGACCCCGAGCGCAGTATCGCGTTCTATCGCGACCTGTTCGGCTGGACCGCCGAACAGGCGGGGGCGGAGTTCGGCGGTTACATCACCTTCCGCAAGGACGGTCGTGCGGTAGCGGGCGCGATGGGCCGGATGCCGGGCGACACCGACAGCCCGGAACAGTGGACTGTCTATCTGGCCAGCCCCGACGCCCGCGCCACGGCCGACGCGGCCGTCGCGGCGGGAGCGTCGCTGATCGTGCCGGTGATGCCGATCGGCGAGCTGGGCACGATGGCCGTGCTCGGCGACGTCGGCGGCGCGGGGGTCGGCATCTGGCAAGCAGGGACGTTCCCGGGATTCGAGACGATGGGCCTGGTCTCCGGCGGTCAATGGCGCGAGCACGCGGGCGCGCCGTCCTGGTTCGAGCTGCACACCCGCGCCTACGACGCCTCGATGACGTTCTACCGGGACATCTTCGGCTGGTCGGACGTCTTCACCGTCTCCGACGTGCCGGAGTTCCGCTACTCCACGATCCACGCGCAGAGCCCGATGCTCGGCGGTGTGATGGACGCCTCGGCGTTCCTGCCCGAAGGAGCACCCGCGGGCTGGACCGTCTACTTCGGCGCCGACAACGTGGACAAGTCCGTCGAGAAGGTCGTCGAACTGGGCGGCTCGGTGCTGTCACCCGCCCAGGACACCCCGTACGGCCGAATGGCCGCGGTCGCGGACGCCACCGGCGCCAGGTTCAGCATCGGCGGCGAAAAGGCCTGA
- the ctaD gene encoding aa3-type cytochrome oxidase subunit I, which translates to MTAVEPQPVPQLEATRPYPARTGPKGSFIFKMVTTTDPKVLGVMYLTTSMAFFLIGGLMALLMRGELARPGLQFLSTEQFNQLFTMHGTIMLLFYATAIVFGFANIILPLQIGAPDVAFPRLNAFSYWLYAFGASMATAGFVTPGGAADFGWTAYVPLTDILHSPGVGTDLWILGLAVSGLGTILGGVNMLTTVVCLRAPGMTMFRMPIFTWNIAVTSVLVLLAFPLLTAALFGLAYDRHLGGHIYDPATGGILLYQHLFWFFGHPEVYIIALPFFGIVSEIFPVFSRKPIFGYTTLVYATLGIAALSIAVWAHHMYATGAVLLPYFSFMTFLIAVPTGVKFFNWIGTMWRGQLTFESPMLFSIGFIVTFLFGGLSGVILASPPLDFHVTDSYFVVAHFHYVLFGTIVFATYAGIYFWFPKMTGRMLDERLAKWHFWTTFIGFHTTFLVQHWLGAEGMPRRYADYLPSDGFTTLNTISTIGAFVLGASMLPFLWNVFKSYRYGEVVTVDDPWGYGNSLEWATTCPPPRHNFYELPRIRSERPAFELHYPHMIDRMHAEAHVGWGSGKHAVEVRETVGAAK; encoded by the coding sequence GTGACTGCCGTAGAGCCCCAGCCAGTCCCTCAGTTGGAAGCGACTCGGCCTTATCCGGCTCGGACCGGGCCGAAGGGCTCGTTCATCTTCAAGATGGTCACCACCACGGATCCCAAGGTCCTCGGTGTCATGTACCTGACCACGTCGATGGCCTTCTTCCTGATCGGCGGCCTGATGGCGCTGCTGATGCGCGGTGAGCTGGCGCGGCCCGGCCTGCAGTTCCTCTCCACCGAGCAGTTCAACCAGCTGTTCACCATGCACGGCACGATCATGCTGCTGTTCTACGCGACCGCGATCGTGTTCGGCTTCGCCAACATCATCCTGCCGCTGCAGATCGGCGCGCCCGACGTCGCCTTCCCACGACTGAACGCGTTCAGCTACTGGCTGTACGCGTTCGGCGCCAGCATGGCGACCGCGGGCTTCGTCACCCCTGGCGGTGCGGCGGACTTCGGCTGGACGGCGTACGTGCCGCTGACCGACATCCTGCACTCGCCCGGCGTCGGCACGGACCTGTGGATCCTGGGTCTGGCGGTCTCCGGTCTCGGCACCATCCTCGGTGGCGTGAACATGCTGACCACCGTCGTCTGCCTGCGTGCGCCCGGTATGACCATGTTCCGGATGCCGATCTTCACCTGGAACATCGCCGTCACCAGCGTCCTGGTGCTGCTGGCCTTCCCACTGCTGACCGCCGCGCTGTTCGGCCTGGCCTACGACCGTCACCTGGGCGGCCACATCTACGACCCCGCGACCGGCGGCATCCTGCTCTACCAGCACCTGTTCTGGTTCTTCGGTCACCCCGAGGTGTACATCATCGCGCTGCCGTTCTTCGGCATCGTCTCGGAGATCTTCCCGGTCTTCTCGCGCAAGCCGATCTTCGGTTACACCACGCTGGTCTATGCCACCCTGGGCATCGCGGCGCTGTCCATCGCGGTGTGGGCGCACCACATGTACGCCACCGGCGCCGTGCTGCTGCCCTACTTCTCGTTCATGACCTTCCTGATCGCGGTCCCCACCGGTGTGAAGTTCTTCAACTGGATCGGCACCATGTGGCGCGGTCAGCTGACCTTCGAGTCGCCGATGCTGTTCTCCATCGGCTTCATCGTCACCTTCCTCTTCGGTGGTCTGTCCGGCGTCATCCTGGCCAGCCCGCCGCTGGACTTCCACGTCACCGACTCGTACTTCGTCGTGGCGCACTTCCACTACGTGCTCTTCGGCACCATCGTGTTCGCCACATACGCGGGCATCTATTTCTGGTTCCCGAAGATGACCGGGCGAATGCTCGACGAGCGCCTGGCCAAGTGGCACTTCTGGACCACCTTCATCGGCTTCCACACCACCTTCCTGGTGCAGCACTGGCTGGGCGCCGAGGGCATGCCGCGCCGCTACGCCGACTACCTGCCCAGCGACGGCTTCACCACGCTGAACACGATCTCGACGATCGGCGCATTCGTGCTCGGCGCCTCGATGCTGCCGTTCCTGTGGAACGTCTTCAAGAGCTACCGCTACGGCGAGGTCGTCACCGTGGACGACCCGTGGGGTTACGGCAACTCGCTGGAGTGGGCCACCACCTGCCCGCCGCCGCGGCACAACTTCTACGAGCTGCCGCGCATCCGGTCCGAGCGTCCCGCCTTCGAGCTGCACTACCCGCACATGATCGACCGCATGCACGCCGAAGCGCACGTCGGCTGGGGCTCGGGCAAGCACGCCGTCGAGGTCCGCGAAACGGTGGGGGCGGCCAAGTAG
- the serB gene encoding phosphoserine phosphatase SerB codes for MSSTATAHTELGAHQLADTTVLVTVTGPDRPGVTSVLLAAMSRHQVSLLDVEQVVIRGRLTLGVLVTCPNDPEALQDELEEAMNTVGMHVDVEVDAAIGRQPMSTHAVVVLGSPVTARAFSAVSRQLAALGANIDTIRGIADYPVTGMELMVTAIDSGPDTDSRLRTALAEIAVTEEVDVAVERAGLARRGKRLIVFDVDSTLIQGEVIEMLAAHAGVEDEVRKVTEAAMRGEIDFAESLRQRVATLAGLDESVIEAVAGKIALTPGARTTIRTLRRIGFRCGVVSGGFRQVIEPLAHELELDFVQANTLEVVEGKLTGRVVGEIVDRAAKATALRKFAAEAGVPMEQTVAVGDGANDIDMLNAAGLGIAFNAKPALREVADAALSHPYLDAVLFILGVTRHEVEAADARDGLLRRVPLG; via the coding sequence ATGTCCAGCACAGCGACGGCACACACCGAACTTGGAGCTCATCAGTTGGCCGACACCACCGTCCTCGTCACCGTCACCGGGCCCGACCGCCCCGGTGTGACGTCCGTGCTGCTCGCGGCGATGTCGCGGCACCAGGTGAGCCTGCTGGACGTCGAGCAGGTCGTGATCCGGGGCAGGCTGACCCTCGGCGTCCTGGTCACCTGTCCGAACGACCCCGAGGCGTTGCAGGACGAACTCGAAGAGGCCATGAACACCGTCGGCATGCACGTCGACGTCGAGGTGGACGCGGCGATCGGCAGGCAGCCGATGTCCACCCACGCGGTGGTGGTCCTCGGCAGCCCGGTCACGGCGCGCGCGTTCAGCGCGGTTTCGCGGCAACTGGCCGCCTTGGGCGCCAACATCGACACCATCCGCGGCATAGCCGACTACCCGGTGACCGGTATGGAGCTGATGGTCACCGCGATCGACTCCGGCCCCGACACCGATTCACGGCTGCGCACGGCGCTGGCCGAGATCGCGGTCACCGAGGAGGTGGACGTCGCGGTGGAGCGCGCCGGGCTCGCGCGCCGCGGCAAGCGCCTGATCGTGTTCGACGTCGACTCGACGCTGATCCAGGGCGAGGTCATCGAGATGCTCGCCGCGCACGCGGGTGTGGAGGACGAGGTCCGCAAGGTCACCGAGGCCGCCATGCGCGGGGAGATCGACTTCGCCGAATCGCTGCGGCAGCGGGTCGCGACGCTGGCCGGTCTCGACGAGTCCGTGATCGAGGCGGTGGCCGGGAAGATCGCGCTGACTCCCGGTGCGCGCACCACCATTCGCACGCTGCGCCGCATCGGCTTCCGCTGCGGCGTAGTGTCCGGCGGCTTCCGGCAGGTCATCGAACCGCTGGCGCACGAGCTGGAATTGGACTTCGTGCAGGCGAACACGCTGGAAGTCGTGGAAGGCAAGCTGACCGGGCGGGTCGTCGGCGAGATCGTCGACCGGGCGGCCAAGGCCACCGCGCTGCGCAAGTTCGCGGCCGAGGCCGGGGTGCCGATGGAACAGACCGTCGCGGTCGGCGATGGCGCCAACGACATCGACATGCTCAACGCCGCCGGGCTCGGCATCGCGTTCAATGCCAAGCCGGCGCTGCGCGAGGTCGCCGACGCGGCGCTCTCGCATCCCTACCTGGACGCGGTGCTGTTCATCCTCGGAGTCACTCGACACGAGGTGGAAGCCGCCGACGCCCGGGACGGCCTGCTGCGCCGCGTGCCACTGGGCTGA
- a CDS encoding aminoacyl-tRNA hydrolase, which translates to MTGIPECGAEARGGETRTAATASDIVGFRVRHAELAGGYGGAGDPEDPAMVQAMQMVLHLPKTDPPPRSALLAAAAAAAVALCLDERVGPGGEWAERYLAWKRSRIRKLARRARGAQWRATCAVDGVTVEIDGAQARALVPGPVGEADPVIKRLQIGGTDLDHDDPGPPAPQLPVLWVNAALGMTLGKAAAQVGHASMLLAGALSVEHALRWSELGFRCAVREADAQRWASLAGQVAEGTAVAVRDAGFTEVAPGSMTVIAVPAQSW; encoded by the coding sequence ATGACGGGCATCCCGGAATGCGGGGCCGAAGCCCGTGGTGGCGAAACCCGCACGGCGGCAACGGCATCGGACATCGTGGGATTCCGCGTGCGACATGCCGAGCTGGCGGGCGGCTACGGCGGCGCGGGCGATCCGGAGGATCCGGCCATGGTGCAGGCGATGCAGATGGTCCTGCACCTGCCCAAGACCGATCCGCCACCGCGCAGCGCTCTGCTCGCGGCGGCCGCGGCGGCCGCGGTCGCGCTCTGCCTGGACGAGCGGGTCGGTCCGGGCGGCGAGTGGGCAGAGCGCTATCTGGCGTGGAAGCGCTCGCGCATCCGCAAGCTGGCTCGGCGCGCCCGCGGCGCCCAGTGGCGCGCGACCTGCGCGGTGGACGGCGTCACCGTCGAGATCGACGGCGCGCAAGCGCGGGCGCTGGTGCCGGGGCCGGTGGGCGAGGCCGATCCAGTGATCAAGCGTTTGCAGATCGGTGGCACCGATCTCGACCACGACGATCCAGGCCCGCCCGCCCCGCAGCTGCCCGTGCTGTGGGTGAACGCCGCGCTCGGCATGACATTGGGCAAAGCGGCCGCGCAAGTGGGTCACGCGAGCATGCTGCTGGCCGGTGCGCTGTCGGTCGAGCACGCACTGCGCTGGTCGGAACTCGGATTCCGCTGCGCGGTCCGGGAAGCCGACGCCCAGCGCTGGGCGTCCCTGGCCGGCCAGGTGGCCGAGGGCACCGCGGTTGCCGTGCGGGACGCGGGATTCACCGAGGTGGCGCCGGGTTCGATGACGGTGATCGCGGTGCCTGCCCAATCCTGGTGA
- a CDS encoding ABC transporter ATP-binding protein, which yields MERVPQPDPDLLIDFTDVTVRRSGHTLVGPVTWQVELDERWVVLGPNGAGKTSLLRMAAAEMHPTAGIAHLLGERIGKVDVSELRPRIGLSSAAVASRVPLDEKVSDLVVSAGYAVLGRWRERYDDLDTDRAIDMLESLGAEHLSDRTYGTLSEGERKRVLIARALMTDPELLLLDEPAAGLDLGGREELVERLGDLAADPDAPAIVLVTHHVEEIPPGFTHGLLLNEGDVVAQGLLTDVLTAENLSDAFRQSIALDRVDGRYFARRARRAGRHRTR from the coding sequence ATGGAGCGCGTGCCGCAACCGGATCCCGATCTGCTCATCGATTTCACCGACGTGACCGTCCGCCGCTCGGGTCATACCCTCGTCGGTCCGGTCACCTGGCAGGTCGAGCTCGACGAACGCTGGGTGGTCCTCGGCCCCAACGGCGCGGGCAAGACCTCACTATTGCGGATGGCCGCCGCCGAGATGCATCCCACCGCCGGCATCGCCCATCTGCTCGGGGAGCGGATCGGCAAGGTCGACGTCAGCGAGCTGCGTCCGCGCATCGGCCTGTCGTCAGCCGCGGTGGCCAGCCGGGTTCCGCTCGACGAGAAGGTCAGCGACCTGGTCGTATCCGCCGGATACGCGGTGCTCGGCCGCTGGCGGGAGCGCTACGACGACCTGGACACCGATCGCGCCATCGACATGCTGGAAAGCCTGGGCGCCGAACATCTCTCGGACCGCACCTACGGGACGTTGTCGGAGGGCGAGCGCAAGCGCGTGCTGATCGCTCGCGCGCTGATGACCGATCCCGAACTGCTGCTGCTCGACGAGCCGGCGGCGGGCTTGGACCTGGGCGGCCGGGAGGAACTGGTGGAACGGCTCGGCGATCTCGCCGCTGACCCGGACGCGCCCGCGATCGTGCTGGTCACTCACCATGTGGAGGAGATCCCGCCCGGATTCACGCACGGCCTGCTGCTCAACGAGGGTGACGTGGTTGCGCAGGGGCTGCTGACCGATGTGCTCACCGCGGAGAACCTCAGCGACGCGTTCCGACAATCGATCGCACTGGATCGGGTCGATGGCCGCTACTTCGCGCGGCGCGCACGTCGCGCGGGCAGGCACCGCACCCGCTGA
- a CDS encoding NUDIX hydrolase, whose amino-acid sequence MLVRDGADGPEIFLQRRVGAMAFAAGMTVFPGGGVDLTDGTAEIAWAGPEPAWWAERFATTQARAKALVCAAVRETFEECGVLLAGPTGDSVVSDTTGYRDARGRLERRELSLATFLAEEKLVLRADLLRPWANWITPVIEPRRYDTRFFVAVLPEGQLADGATSEAAEVQWSTPAEALARWRSGTDVLLPPTWSQLVALGEFGSTADILATQRAIDPIQPVLDDVDGRQVLSFPDNQRYFADLPDAGRLKGSVRP is encoded by the coding sequence ATGCTGGTGCGTGACGGCGCCGATGGACCCGAGATCTTCCTGCAGCGCCGGGTGGGCGCCATGGCGTTCGCCGCGGGTATGACCGTGTTCCCGGGCGGCGGCGTCGACCTGACCGACGGCACCGCGGAGATCGCTTGGGCCGGTCCCGAGCCCGCCTGGTGGGCCGAGCGATTCGCGACCACCCAGGCCAGGGCGAAGGCGTTGGTCTGCGCGGCCGTGCGGGAGACGTTCGAGGAATGCGGCGTGCTGCTGGCCGGTCCCACCGGCGACAGCGTCGTCTCCGACACCACCGGATACCGGGATGCCCGCGGCAGGCTGGAGCGCAGGGAACTGTCGCTGGCGACGTTCCTCGCCGAGGAGAAGCTGGTGCTGCGCGCGGATCTGCTGCGGCCGTGGGCGAATTGGATCACGCCGGTGATCGAGCCGCGCCGCTACGACACCCGGTTCTTCGTCGCGGTGCTGCCGGAGGGGCAGCTCGCCGACGGCGCCACGTCGGAGGCGGCCGAGGTGCAGTGGAGTACTCCGGCCGAGGCGCTGGCGCGCTGGCGCTCCGGCACCGACGTGCTACTGCCGCCGACCTGGTCGCAGCTGGTCGCGCTCGGCGAGTTCGGTTCCACCGCCGACATCCTGGCCACGCAGCGGGCGATCGATCCGATCCAGCCGGTGCTGGACGACGTCGACGGCAGACAAGTGCTGTCCTTCCCGGACAACCAGCGCTATTTCGCCGATCTGCCGGATGCCGGACGGCTCAAGGGCTCCGTACGTCCGTGA
- a CDS encoding enoyl-CoA hydratase-related protein gives MAEFVTLDLPESAAERRVAVLRIARSPMNLLNVQLARELAEAAAAAAADPRVAAVVVYGDERVFSAGDDVAELSGLGVDQAGAMAADLQRALGCLARIPQPTVAAISGYCLGGGLELALGADRRVIGDNVKLGLPQIKAGLIPLAGIRRLSLLIGPGPAKDLVYTGRFVEPDEAKALGLVDEVVAPDDVYTAAMRWARQFEDGPARALAGAKAVFEAGPHGLDRARTEWSALFTTEDRLIGTGSYLANGPGSAEFVGR, from the coding sequence ATGGCCGAATTCGTGACCCTGGATCTGCCCGAGAGCGCTGCCGAGCGGCGCGTGGCCGTCCTCCGGATCGCCCGCTCGCCGATGAACCTGCTGAACGTGCAGCTGGCGCGGGAACTGGCCGAGGCGGCGGCCGCCGCGGCCGCCGACCCGCGTGTGGCCGCGGTGGTCGTGTACGGCGACGAGCGGGTGTTCTCGGCGGGCGACGATGTGGCCGAGCTATCCGGGCTCGGGGTGGATCAGGCCGGCGCCATGGCGGCCGATCTGCAGCGCGCCCTCGGGTGCCTGGCCAGGATTCCGCAGCCCACCGTGGCGGCGATCAGCGGTTACTGTCTCGGCGGCGGGCTGGAACTGGCCCTCGGCGCCGACCGCCGCGTCATCGGTGACAACGTCAAGCTGGGTCTGCCGCAGATCAAGGCGGGCCTGATCCCGCTCGCCGGCATCCGTCGGCTGTCCCTGCTGATCGGGCCGGGTCCGGCCAAGGATCTCGTCTACACCGGTCGTTTCGTCGAGCCGGACGAGGCGAAGGCGCTCGGTTTGGTCGACGAGGTCGTCGCGCCGGACGACGTCTACACCGCCGCGATGCGCTGGGCGCGCCAGTTCGAGGACGGCCCCGCCCGCGCGCTCGCGGGCGCAAAGGCGGTCTTCGAAGCCGGTCCGCACGGCCTCGATCGGGCCAGGACGGAGTGGTCCGCGCTGTTCACGACGGAGGATCGCCTGATCGGAACAGGTTCCTATCTGGCCAACGGTCCAGGGTCGGCCGAATTCGTGGGCCGATAG
- a CDS encoding methyltransferase domain-containing protein, producing the protein MTVRSDDPAPNPHATEAEVEAALKDTKLAQVLYHDWEAETYDDKWSISYDERCIEYARGRFDAAVGPAPLPYDKALELGCGTGFFLLNLMQAGVAKSGSVTDLSPGMVKVALRNAENLGLDVDGRVADAETIPYEDDTFDLVVGHAVLHHIPDVELALKECLRVLKPGGRFVFAGEPTTVGNFYARWLGRITWQAATTVTKLPMLRDWRRPQEELDESSRAAALEAVVDLHTFDPSRLEAMARSAGAVDVSAQTEEFAAALWGWPVRTFEAAVPAEKLTLRYRMAMYRAWLGLSWVDENVMRRVVPRQFFYNAMITGVKPSAAGK; encoded by the coding sequence ATGACGGTACGTTCCGACGACCCCGCGCCGAACCCGCACGCCACCGAGGCAGAGGTCGAAGCAGCGCTCAAGGATACGAAGCTGGCCCAGGTGCTCTACCACGACTGGGAAGCCGAGACCTATGACGACAAATGGTCCATTTCGTATGACGAGCGCTGTATCGAGTACGCCCGCGGGCGCTTCGACGCCGCGGTCGGTCCCGCCCCGCTGCCCTACGACAAGGCGCTCGAACTGGGCTGCGGCACCGGCTTTTTTCTGCTGAACCTGATGCAGGCGGGCGTGGCGAAGTCCGGTTCGGTCACCGACCTCTCGCCGGGCATGGTGAAGGTCGCGCTGCGCAATGCGGAGAATCTCGGGCTGGACGTGGACGGCCGGGTCGCCGACGCGGAGACCATCCCCTACGAGGATGACACCTTCGATCTGGTGGTTGGCCATGCGGTGCTGCACCACATCCCCGACGTCGAGCTGGCGCTGAAGGAGTGCCTGCGCGTGCTCAAGCCGGGCGGCCGCTTCGTGTTCGCCGGCGAGCCGACCACGGTGGGCAACTTCTACGCACGCTGGCTGGGCCGGATCACCTGGCAGGCGGCCACCACGGTCACCAAGCTGCCGATGCTGCGCGACTGGCGGCGTCCGCAGGAGGAGCTGGACGAGTCCTCCCGGGCCGCCGCCCTGGAAGCGGTCGTCGACCTGCACACCTTCGATCCGAGTCGGCTGGAGGCGATGGCGCGCTCGGCGGGCGCTGTCGACGTGTCCGCCCAGACCGAGGAATTCGCCGCCGCGCTGTGGGGCTGGCCGGTGCGCACCTTCGAGGCGGCCGTGCCCGCCGAGAAGCTCACCTTGCGCTACCGGATGGCGATGTACCGCGCCTGGCTGGGTCTGAGCTGGGTGGACGAGAACGTCATGCGCCGCGTGGTTCCGCGCCAGTTCTTCTACAACGCCATGATCACCGGCGTGAAGCCAAGCGCCGCCGGAAAGTAG